From one Humulus lupulus chromosome 8, drHumLupu1.1, whole genome shotgun sequence genomic stretch:
- the LOC133797549 gene encoding uncharacterized protein LOC133797549 isoform X1, which translates to METAAAAATPSLWLSSLESICSFRISSSHINKTAAFRFQQPHHRLLLTCSHGARASQPIKKKTRTTRSSPKPKPKTLRLNTTIDKVAYQPSKSNKVDQAQKEQLNTNANGDPLGRRDLGKKVVKWITQGMRAMAADFASAEVGDDNGDFSEIQQQMGPGLAFVIQAQPYLNAIPIPLGLEAVCLKACTHYPTLFDHFQRELRDALQDLQRRSLVADWRETRSWKLLKELAGSTQHRAMARKAAGQPPKKSGQSVLGMEMEKAKAIQGRIDEFTNRMSELLCIERDSELEFTQEELDAVPKPDESADSSRPIEFLVSHGQAQQELCDTICNLNAISTSIGLGGMHLVLFKAEGNHKLPPTTLSPGDMVCVRSCDSRGAGATSCMQGFVNTLGEDGCTISIALESRHGDTTFSKLFGKNVRIDRIPGLADVLTYERNCEALMLLQKNGLRKKNPSLAVIATLFGDTEDMAWLEENNIVDWGEQELSGKSINGTLDEAQRRAIGLGLNKKRPVLVIQGPPGTGKTVLLKELIALAVQQGERVLVTAPTNAAVDNMVDKLSRIGLNIVRVGNPARISPTVASKSLGEIVNSKLANFRAEFDRKRADLRKDLRLCLKDDSLAAGIRQLLKQLGKELKKKEKVAVREVLSSAQVVLATNTGAADPLVRKLDTFDLVVIDEAGQAIEPACWIPIQQGKRCILAGDQCQLAPVILSRKALEGGLGVSLLERAGTLHGGLLTTMLTTQHRMNDAIASWASKEMYEGLLKSSPTVASHLLVDSAFVKPTWVTLCPLLLLDTRMPYGSLSMGCEEHLDPAGTGSLYNQGEADIVVQHVFSLIYAGVRPTAIAVQSPYVAQVQLLRDRLEEHPEAAGVEVATIDSFQGREADAVIISMVRSNTLGAVGFLGDSRRMNVAITRARKHVAVVCDSSTICHNTFLARLLRHIRYFGRVKHAEPGSFGDSGLGMNPMLPSIS; encoded by the exons ATGGAAACTGCAGCGGCGGCGGCGACGCCTTCGCTGTGGCTGTCTTCATTGGAATCCATTTGCTCTTTCAGGATCAGCTCTTCTCACATTAACAAAACCGCCGCTTTCAGATTCCAACAACCACATCACCGTCTGCTTCTCACTTGCTCCCATGGCGCCCGTGCTTCTCAGCCTATCAAGAAGAAAACTCGTACCACTCGATCCAGCCCTAAACCCAAACCCAAAACCTTACGCCTCAATACTACTATTGACAAAGTTGCCTATCAACCCAGCAAGAGTAACAAGGTGGACCAG GCACAAAAAGAACAGCTTAATACCAATGCAAATGGGGATCCTCTTGGTCGCAGAGACCTCGGTAAGAAAGTGGTGAAGTGGATTACACAGGGAATGAGGGCCATGGCTGCTGATTTCGCCTCTGCTGAGGTTGGCGATGACAATGGTGATTTCTCGGAGATCCAACAACAAATGGGACCTGGCCTCGCCTTTGTAATTCAGGCGCAGCCGTACCTGAACGCTATACCAATACCTCTGGGCTTGGAAGCTGTCTGCCTGAAGGCCTGCACTCACTACCCCACTCTGTTCGACCATTTCCAAAGGGAACTCCGTGATGCTCTTCAAGATCTTCAACGCAGATCGTTGGTAGCAGACTGGCGTGAAACTCGCTCGTGGAAGCTGCTAAAGGAGCTGGCTGGCTCCACGCAGCACAGGGCAATGGCACGCAAGGCAGCAGGGCAGCCTCCAAAGAAGAGTGGCCAGAGCGTGTTGGGGATGGAGATGGAGAAGGCCAAGGCCATTCAGGGCAGGATTGATGAGTTCACCAACCGCATGTCTGAGCTTCTTTGCATAGAGAGGGATTCTGAGTTAGAGTTCACGCAGGAGGAGTTGGATGCCGTTCCTAAACCCGATGAATCCGCTGATTCCTCCAGACCAATTGAGTTCTTGGTCAGCCATGGCCAAGCTCAGCAAGAACTCTGTGACACAATCTGCAACCTGAATGCGATCAGCACATCCATTGGACTAGGTGGAATGCATTTGGTGCTGTTCAAGGCTGAAGGGAATCACAAGTTACCGCCCACAACTCTGTCTCCAGGTGACATGGTCTGCGTGAGAAGCTGTGATAGTAGGGGCGCAGGTGCAACCTCTTGCATGCAAGGTTTTGTCAACACCCTTGGGGAAGATGGCTGTACCATTAGCATTGCTCTTGAGTCTCGTCACGGAGATACTACCTTCTCCAAACTCTTTGGGAAGAACGTTCGCATTGATCGCATTCCTGGCTTGGCTGATGTGCTCACGTACGAG CGCAATTGCGAAGCCCTTATGCTGCTTCAGAAGAATGGTTTGCGAAAGAAAAATCCTTCACTTGCAGTCATAGCTACACTATTTGGAGACACAGAAGATATGGCATGGTTGGAGGAAAATAATATTGTGGATTGGGGTGAACAAGAATTGAGTGGAAAATCGATTAATGGGACTCTTGATGAGGCTCAACGAAGAGCAATTGGCTTAGGTTTGAATAAGAAGCGACCTGTATTGGTAATTCAAGGGCCTCCTGGTACTGGAAAGACAGTTTTACTAAAGGAATTAATAGCACTTGCGGTTCAACAAGGTGAAAGAGTGCTTGTTACAGCACCTACAAATGCAGCTGTGGACAACATGGTTGATAAACTTTCGCGTATCGGATTGAACATTGTCCGGGTTGGTAATCCAGCACGTATATCTCCAACTGTAGCATCAAAGTCTCTGGGAGAAATTGTCAACTCTAAGCTCGCCAATTTTCGAGCAGAGTTTGACAGGAAAAGGGCAGATCTAAGAAAAGACCTGAGGCTTTGTTTGAAGGATGACTCATTAGCTGCTGGCATTCGCCAACTTCTAAAGCAGCTTGGAAAAGAGttaaaaaagaaggaaaaggtaGCAGTTAGGGAAGTACTATCCAGTGCTCAAGTCGTTCTTGCCACTAACACAGGAGCAGCTGACCCTTTGGTTCGAAAGCTGGATACCTTTGACCTTGTTGTTATAGATGAAGCTGGGCAAGCAATTGAGCCTGCTTGCTGGATTCCAATACAGCAAGGAAAGCGTTGCATTCTTGCTGGTGACCAATGTCAGCTTGCTCCTGTCATTCTATCTAGAAAAGCATTAGAAGGTGGTCTAGGAGTATCTCTGCTTGAGAGAGCTGGTACTTTACATGGAGGTCTTCTTACCACCATGCTAACTACCCAACATCGGATGAATGATGCAATAGCCAGTTGGGCGTCCAAGGAGATGTATGAAGGTTTGCTCAAGTCCTCTCCAACTGTAGCTTCTCATCTTTTGGTAGATTCTGCTTTTGTCAAG CCTACATGGGTAACACTATGCCCACTTCTCTTGCTGGACACTAGAATGCCATATGGAAGTTTGTCAATGGGCTGCGAGGAGCATTTAGACCCAGCAGGCACAGGCTCATTATACAACCAAGGGGAAGCAGATATTGTTGTGCAACATGTCTTTTCTTTGATATATGCTG GTGTTAGGCCAACAGCTATTGCAGTGCAATCTCCTTATGTTGCTCAAGTACAGCTCCTGCGGGACAGGCTAGAGGAACATCCTGAGGCTGCGGGAGTTGAAGTTGCCACAATTGATAGCTTCCAAGGTCGGGAAGCTGATGCAGTGATAATATCAATG GTGCGATCAAACACTCTAGGAGCTGTTGGATTTCTTGGAGATAGTAGGAGAATGAACGTTGCCATAACAAGGGCACGAAAACATGTAGCAGTTGTTTGTGATAGCTCAACAATTTGCCACAACACCTTCCTTGCAAGGCTTCTGCGTCATATCCGTTATTTTGGCAGGGTGAAGCATGCTGAACCTGGCAGTTTTGGGGACTCTGGACTCGGCATGAATCCAATGTTGCCTTCCATCAGCTAA
- the LOC133797548 gene encoding uncharacterized protein LOC133797548 gives MGAQPRKNPNKLQLNPNWANLLKTLTSHGSKPSKQSDDTEESETRILGKRKERSNSQISVNPLTPVNDDFSITDAIAMDCEMVGVGQGNRSALGRATLVNQWGNVIFDEFVRPVERVVDFRTEISGIRPQDLRKAKDFRTVQNKVAELTKGRILVGHALRNDLKALLLSHPKMDVRDTSEYPPFLREGSSRALRHLAAEFLNVEIQNGEHCPIQDARAAMVLYQKNKKIWEKMAKDQIRLKEKQKKRRPKKKRKLGDDLNVNPAPTAP, from the exons ATGGGTGCTCAACCCAGAAAGAATCCCAATAAGTTACAGCTCAACCCCAACTGGGCTAATCTTCTAAAG ACACTGACGAGCCATGGCTCAAAACCTTCAAAACAATCTGATGACACAGAAGAATCTGAGACTCGCATATTAG GGAAGCGCAAGGAGAGGTCGAACTCTCAAATTTCAGTCAATCCTCTTACTCCGGTTAATGATGATTTTAG TATTACAGATGCCATAGCCATGGATTGTGAAATGGTTGGCGTTGGTCAAGGAAACAGAAGTGCTCTTGGGCGAGCTACTCTG GTCAATCAGTGGGGAAATGTCATCTTTGATGAGTTTGTTCGGCCAGTAGAGCGGGTTGTTGATTTCCGGACTGAAATTAGTGGCATCCGACCCCAAGACCTGAGAAAAG CCAAAGATTTCCGCACAGTTCAGAATAAAGTGGCTGAGCTGACTAAAGGAAGGATTCTAGTGGGCCATGCCTTGCGCAATGATCTTAAG GCATTGCTTCTAAGTCATCCCAAGATGGACGTGCGGGATACATCAGAGTATCCGCCATTTCTAAG GGAAGGGAGCAGCAGGGCACTTCGACATCTAGCAGCTGAATTTCTTAATGTTGAAATCCAAAATGGGGAGCACTGTCCG ATTCAAGATGCTCGTGCTGCAATGGTGCTCTatcagaaaaacaaaaaaatatgggaaaaaatgGCTAAAGATCAGATAAGACTCAAAGAAAAGCAGAAGAAACGAAGgccaaaaaagaaaaggaaactgGGAGATGATCTGAATGTTAACCCTGCTCCAACTGCCCCATAG
- the LOC133797549 gene encoding uncharacterized protein LOC133797549 isoform X2, producing the protein MRAMAADFASAEVGDDNGDFSEIQQQMGPGLAFVIQAQPYLNAIPIPLGLEAVCLKACTHYPTLFDHFQRELRDALQDLQRRSLVADWRETRSWKLLKELAGSTQHRAMARKAAGQPPKKSGQSVLGMEMEKAKAIQGRIDEFTNRMSELLCIERDSELEFTQEELDAVPKPDESADSSRPIEFLVSHGQAQQELCDTICNLNAISTSIGLGGMHLVLFKAEGNHKLPPTTLSPGDMVCVRSCDSRGAGATSCMQGFVNTLGEDGCTISIALESRHGDTTFSKLFGKNVRIDRIPGLADVLTYERNCEALMLLQKNGLRKKNPSLAVIATLFGDTEDMAWLEENNIVDWGEQELSGKSINGTLDEAQRRAIGLGLNKKRPVLVIQGPPGTGKTVLLKELIALAVQQGERVLVTAPTNAAVDNMVDKLSRIGLNIVRVGNPARISPTVASKSLGEIVNSKLANFRAEFDRKRADLRKDLRLCLKDDSLAAGIRQLLKQLGKELKKKEKVAVREVLSSAQVVLATNTGAADPLVRKLDTFDLVVIDEAGQAIEPACWIPIQQGKRCILAGDQCQLAPVILSRKALEGGLGVSLLERAGTLHGGLLTTMLTTQHRMNDAIASWASKEMYEGLLKSSPTVASHLLVDSAFVKPTWVTLCPLLLLDTRMPYGSLSMGCEEHLDPAGTGSLYNQGEADIVVQHVFSLIYAGVRPTAIAVQSPYVAQVQLLRDRLEEHPEAAGVEVATIDSFQGREADAVIISMVRSNTLGAVGFLGDSRRMNVAITRARKHVAVVCDSSTICHNTFLARLLRHIRYFGRVKHAEPGSFGDSGLGMNPMLPSIS; encoded by the exons ATGAGGGCCATGGCTGCTGATTTCGCCTCTGCTGAGGTTGGCGATGACAATGGTGATTTCTCGGAGATCCAACAACAAATGGGACCTGGCCTCGCCTTTGTAATTCAGGCGCAGCCGTACCTGAACGCTATACCAATACCTCTGGGCTTGGAAGCTGTCTGCCTGAAGGCCTGCACTCACTACCCCACTCTGTTCGACCATTTCCAAAGGGAACTCCGTGATGCTCTTCAAGATCTTCAACGCAGATCGTTGGTAGCAGACTGGCGTGAAACTCGCTCGTGGAAGCTGCTAAAGGAGCTGGCTGGCTCCACGCAGCACAGGGCAATGGCACGCAAGGCAGCAGGGCAGCCTCCAAAGAAGAGTGGCCAGAGCGTGTTGGGGATGGAGATGGAGAAGGCCAAGGCCATTCAGGGCAGGATTGATGAGTTCACCAACCGCATGTCTGAGCTTCTTTGCATAGAGAGGGATTCTGAGTTAGAGTTCACGCAGGAGGAGTTGGATGCCGTTCCTAAACCCGATGAATCCGCTGATTCCTCCAGACCAATTGAGTTCTTGGTCAGCCATGGCCAAGCTCAGCAAGAACTCTGTGACACAATCTGCAACCTGAATGCGATCAGCACATCCATTGGACTAGGTGGAATGCATTTGGTGCTGTTCAAGGCTGAAGGGAATCACAAGTTACCGCCCACAACTCTGTCTCCAGGTGACATGGTCTGCGTGAGAAGCTGTGATAGTAGGGGCGCAGGTGCAACCTCTTGCATGCAAGGTTTTGTCAACACCCTTGGGGAAGATGGCTGTACCATTAGCATTGCTCTTGAGTCTCGTCACGGAGATACTACCTTCTCCAAACTCTTTGGGAAGAACGTTCGCATTGATCGCATTCCTGGCTTGGCTGATGTGCTCACGTACGAG CGCAATTGCGAAGCCCTTATGCTGCTTCAGAAGAATGGTTTGCGAAAGAAAAATCCTTCACTTGCAGTCATAGCTACACTATTTGGAGACACAGAAGATATGGCATGGTTGGAGGAAAATAATATTGTGGATTGGGGTGAACAAGAATTGAGTGGAAAATCGATTAATGGGACTCTTGATGAGGCTCAACGAAGAGCAATTGGCTTAGGTTTGAATAAGAAGCGACCTGTATTGGTAATTCAAGGGCCTCCTGGTACTGGAAAGACAGTTTTACTAAAGGAATTAATAGCACTTGCGGTTCAACAAGGTGAAAGAGTGCTTGTTACAGCACCTACAAATGCAGCTGTGGACAACATGGTTGATAAACTTTCGCGTATCGGATTGAACATTGTCCGGGTTGGTAATCCAGCACGTATATCTCCAACTGTAGCATCAAAGTCTCTGGGAGAAATTGTCAACTCTAAGCTCGCCAATTTTCGAGCAGAGTTTGACAGGAAAAGGGCAGATCTAAGAAAAGACCTGAGGCTTTGTTTGAAGGATGACTCATTAGCTGCTGGCATTCGCCAACTTCTAAAGCAGCTTGGAAAAGAGttaaaaaagaaggaaaaggtaGCAGTTAGGGAAGTACTATCCAGTGCTCAAGTCGTTCTTGCCACTAACACAGGAGCAGCTGACCCTTTGGTTCGAAAGCTGGATACCTTTGACCTTGTTGTTATAGATGAAGCTGGGCAAGCAATTGAGCCTGCTTGCTGGATTCCAATACAGCAAGGAAAGCGTTGCATTCTTGCTGGTGACCAATGTCAGCTTGCTCCTGTCATTCTATCTAGAAAAGCATTAGAAGGTGGTCTAGGAGTATCTCTGCTTGAGAGAGCTGGTACTTTACATGGAGGTCTTCTTACCACCATGCTAACTACCCAACATCGGATGAATGATGCAATAGCCAGTTGGGCGTCCAAGGAGATGTATGAAGGTTTGCTCAAGTCCTCTCCAACTGTAGCTTCTCATCTTTTGGTAGATTCTGCTTTTGTCAAG CCTACATGGGTAACACTATGCCCACTTCTCTTGCTGGACACTAGAATGCCATATGGAAGTTTGTCAATGGGCTGCGAGGAGCATTTAGACCCAGCAGGCACAGGCTCATTATACAACCAAGGGGAAGCAGATATTGTTGTGCAACATGTCTTTTCTTTGATATATGCTG GTGTTAGGCCAACAGCTATTGCAGTGCAATCTCCTTATGTTGCTCAAGTACAGCTCCTGCGGGACAGGCTAGAGGAACATCCTGAGGCTGCGGGAGTTGAAGTTGCCACAATTGATAGCTTCCAAGGTCGGGAAGCTGATGCAGTGATAATATCAATG GTGCGATCAAACACTCTAGGAGCTGTTGGATTTCTTGGAGATAGTAGGAGAATGAACGTTGCCATAACAAGGGCACGAAAACATGTAGCAGTTGTTTGTGATAGCTCAACAATTTGCCACAACACCTTCCTTGCAAGGCTTCTGCGTCATATCCGTTATTTTGGCAGGGTGAAGCATGCTGAACCTGGCAGTTTTGGGGACTCTGGACTCGGCATGAATCCAATGTTGCCTTCCATCAGCTAA